The Accipiter gentilis chromosome 4, bAccGen1.1, whole genome shotgun sequence region ttgtgctcatgggctgctctgtcttcttcacttccgtgttaaaggtgagaggaaaatgcaaaccacccaacaaccgtgagcttgttggaggttacagaaaaacagtcccctctctgcaggcctgagtagttagttgtggagcggaggaggaggaggtggtcccaacccttggggcttgaccaacggtgggaaccagcctcggttaggttttgcagcccttcaggcccccatttggtgtgctcgaggcgagcaagcaacgcaactgcttgaatttttgggtgtctttcaggcccacccatgtttatgggttacagttgagcatattcagacgagcacatctgctctgtttcaaacaggcagccctttagtggctgcaatttgctccccaaatgccgcggagcagccgttcccaggagctaaacacactgaggtcatccccgtgggcttccttgcacgttcctcccacaaagtaatctcgtctctaggctaaaaggaggcctgtggcctttgcctgttgccccaagaataggcagaagtgtttcttctaccgccagagaatgcggcatagggtagcacgggtgaaatcgcctattttcctccaacctttctggaaaataggattattctgaggagaggtaactcccaagttcagcctaaagcagagccttagctcactcgtgcgcacaaaatggcaaaaaaatggttaatatctgacccatctctaagcctgaatggaagctggaaagcttcaagcaattttaggcagtgcctgtggaagagggtggtaatactgaaaatgcaatacagaaaaagaaacgattgcattctttctttttttttcttccccccccccccccccccccccccccccgtttataccaatgcctgtgctttatggcgtctttctctacatgggtgtgtcatcgctcagaagaattcaggtacggactcttttacagcgtgcagcatgtcggctccctggtattttgtctctgtagcagcagggaaaaaagcagtggcatgggaaaaacttctcgcagagcaagcaatgaaactcttttgtgtaagaaagagattggtggaggcacaggaggtagatagggctgggaggaccaggcaagttcagcgctctctgttgcagggtttagggcaggtcagtgtttggttacgtgaaaagcgggggaatttggtgcaaagggaaggcagtttctaccactggtggaaatcctcgcggggggattcagtgggccgagaaatgctaataatggaatggcatggaatagttgccgtttggtgggcagctctcaggggcaagccggttgctagatggagcgaagggaaaatgggtgctgctcccaggaggaatgcggtgggatccaggagttctgatggcaagcgagatgctgcaaagtgcctccacgtctcgagagggccagcaacttgccgcagtcccaaggtggcaacctttcccttttatttcgcagttctttgatcgcttgaagctgttttggatgccagcgaaacaccagccggatttcatctacctgcggcacgtgcccttgcgaaaggtgcatttcttcacggcgatccagctgacctgcctcgtcctgctctggaccatcaaggtgtcccgtgccgccatcatctttcccatgatggtaagagctgccaccgctcggcagcggggtgtttgcagcgttgttgtgagaggtggcatcgtctctgagctcaccgcatcttccctcttattcgtgaaggttttggctctcgtatttgtccggaaagcgatggatttctgcttctcaaagcgagagctcagctttctggatgaccttatgccagaaaggaagaagaagttggacgatgccagaaatgaagctggagaagaagaagaggtaaggcttgctgtgtcctcggggctggacatctccgtgtgtctgtgagattgcctgtttctcttacagcttgtctggaaatgttgggggaagatcagcactcaatcgaaatagatcccaatagcctgtaacttttgtaacctttgtttcctcaagtagcagtgagctgaacgcttgaatacaggtgtaatttttaaaacgagtcgtttttcacaaaggtcattatcattatgatgattattattagatgctgctgcggctgctgctgctggcaagacttgctcataatcgtgttttgaacacacagtccccctgccccgaaatctttggagtgaacggtttctcccctgctgcactaatacctatagctgccgaggggcagaagcggagggcagactgctaagtttgtgctgggcattcagcttatctccactttgatcaaagacagagaacgtgatttgtcccttttttacatcaggagtccaggagggccatggaagctgctgctgctgcaagttcagttcagctgaacgtggggaagaccagtaacgtggatatcccaaagcaaagcagtgacgggtaaagccccaccaagcgccaggacccccggcaagattagcttgatggtgtttggcagagttttctccacttgcctctttgtggggcatcccacagaaaccagcaggcagcttggtgggaaaatcgaattcgggggcagggctgcaggaagtgattgcaaggctctgaccgcaagcagagtggctgcagcactcgcgtttgatcCCCagaccttgcctcatcagtgcttttacggtagctggagatcctcatacttaacacatgaggagttgcaggcgtgatctgtaccagcagtggcttaggaacccggaccggggctaagccccagcaagagcctttgcacagagctgttgctctgcagctcccgggcttgcctcccaaaactcctcatccagcaaaacctcccacacttatgcagagctttgattctcggggctccgctgttcctcttgctgatgctaatgcccttggtggcatcagttcccataatcacggattgctatgtaaaatatttattgcaggactgatccttctgagattgttatcctggatgaaatgtcacaaatgaccgtatggaaggctctcactttgaagacagaaaccctttgaatccagggaggaaagaggtaaaggattgcacgtgaacgtgaccgtgctcctctgcaagcgacggcgcacacctacgcttttcccacgctttggccggcaaggctgagcaaacggcctgtccctgggaacaggcagtgaggaccgtggcatgcaaaccaactcctctctgctggggtggtcccccaaacagggctgaatcagcagcagctggcaggtcttccactgatgatgctctccctctttttctcttcccttcgcctttccccactcccgcttttcacgtttaggaatcttgactttgaaggagaggagtgagagcgtgactcggggatgtgccaacgcagacagagggagaaggcgctttgtttcagttggaggattcccattaaagccatgcagatgttttcagttatccttggtgtgcttcaggcattcagtatctctagaccagcaagctgaggtgaatgtcacagtcaaggggagtttggtggtgttcagtctgtgtgcgtacgtgcgtgtgggggtgtgggtttgtagtggtagagggactgctatggctttatcattcagtgctcttcttttaatacctaattcctcctctttttttttctctttttttcaaatgtaaacagagaatgtccaaaataattttctgttatatttgatgcattctccactttcttcttgatcacgacagggtttttggtctggtttggggtcctggctttaattcactcttatgtctcttactggtacgagagggatgccctctgtggcagggcagcatagagagcatccgagcagttggcctaaggtgaaagaaaagcatttgctccctgcgctccagttttacctctcttggttggtttgggtttgcgtttgttttttttgctttggctctgccatcagcctgggagctgcaaaatgcagaactgccaccttcttgtcccctggctgtaaactgcatctaagggagcacttcaggtatttgattttgcatacaccgtatggtcacaggagcggccagatgagacctggggctctgtgtccctgggctgctccctctgttgtttctccactttccttctgtattggatctggctgagttggagttcctttaccccacagcagccctcgtagtgctgtgctctgtactggtagctagaaagctgttgataacacagcagtgttttggccatggcagacagccagagcacacccagacacccagacatccaggcgtcttccacgtggaggccacttcccacctcggctggccaacgcaacgcgctgcctaccttcttcaaggacgtcagccgtttgatgctgacgaagcccatcttgttcttctggacatgtttcaggaggaaagcatccttggccaggttcttgtcagagaggtggaattccaccctggacacaaccctcctggccagctgccggtcagggacggggtagttgtagtccaagagatcagcccccagaacatcgctcgcatcgcagaagctcccggcaaagcagggacacgggtgtgacttggtggcctttgggatgtgcagcactgcccggtcccagccacagcggtgcagatggcagagtcttgaggagcggggtggctcagctgcgctctgaaatgaaacggagttttatgcttttagaagcgcgcttgccttcacgcccccagcatcggtccctgccacaagttacgcagcacatggccttgcacaatcttgcagccagaggtgcctcacgaacagagcgcaatctctttgattaccaggatacaggccaggagagatctttggcctccggttcacggcagttgtcccgactcccccaggccacacactgttcacacagcgggagcgagaggcctgtgtccttggtacccttggggtgtccttgctagcgccgaatcctccaagcacgaggaggggatgtactaaccccatccctgggatcccgtagagcgcaaacagccccagcgccccgacaccggacgttgggcagaatccagtccttttctgggagcacgcggcggcgggtaccgtctcctccggggtgtcacgcacccagggaaagggccgccccctcccagggggatccagagctgctgcttttcccagcaggagactgaaagacctgacagcactactggagcgagggctgggggaaagcgtgccaccgagcgacaccgcgtgaccttccttcgcgccctcgaggtcctttttcctatttctgcctcgctccggtcaacgcagcgaacagaagcgtgggcaat contains the following coding sequences:
- the LOC126037581 gene encoding electroneutral sodium bicarbonate exchanger 1-like — encoded protein: TILIFMDQQISAVIVNRKEHKLKKGCGYHLDLFVVAVMLGVCSVMGLPWFVAATVLSITHVNSLKVESDCSAPGEQPKLLGIREQRVTGLLIFVLMGCSVFFTSVLKFIPMPVLYGVFLYMGVSSLRRIQFFDRLKLFWMPAKHQPDFIYLRHVPLRKVHFFTAIQLTCLVLLWTIKVSRAAIIFPMMVLALVFVRKAMDFCFSKRELSFLDDLMPERKKKLDDARNEAGEEEEESRRAMEAAAAASSVQLNVGKTSNVDIPKQSSDGTDPSEIVILDEMSQMTVWKALTLKTETL